One Candidatus Cardinium hertigii DNA window includes the following coding sequences:
- a CDS encoding non-canonical purine NTP pyrophosphatase yields METIAFVTSNALKLQDVKAILEDNVAFKFIHYDIALPELQASPDEISMNKCVTAATILQGPVVVEDTSLSCPSLNGLPGPYIKTFLAHIGLEGVARLLVSFPDKTAEARSTFAYTAGPNQPVKLFTGSMHGKIIMPHATNGVAGMHWGYIFQPDGHAVCYASLDKTKKNKISHRYKALIQLKDYLINNNVKK; encoded by the coding sequence GTGGAAACAATCGCTTTTGTTACGAGTAATGCCCTGAAACTACAGGATGTCAAGGCTATATTGGAGGACAACGTTGCCTTTAAGTTTATTCATTATGATATAGCGTTACCAGAATTACAAGCGTCCCCTGATGAAATTTCTATGAACAAGTGTGTAACGGCTGCTACCATTCTACAAGGGCCTGTAGTGGTGGAAGATACTTCATTAAGTTGTCCTAGTCTCAATGGATTACCTGGTCCCTATATTAAAACTTTTCTAGCCCATATAGGATTAGAGGGAGTAGCACGTCTTTTGGTAAGCTTTCCAGATAAAACAGCAGAGGCGCGTTCTACGTTTGCCTACACAGCTGGCCCTAATCAACCCGTTAAGTTGTTTACAGGCAGCATGCATGGAAAAATTATTATGCCCCATGCAACGAATGGCGTAGCGGGTATGCATTGGGGTTATATTTTTCAACCAGATGGTCACGCAGTGTGCTATGCTTCGCTAGATAAAACAAAAAAAAATAAAATTTCACATCGTTATAAAGCGCTTATACAGTTAAAAGATTATCTTATAAATAATAATGTAAAAAAATAG
- a CDS encoding penicillin-binding protein 1A, whose amino-acid sequence MACMKEQKIIRRIWLFFCMGVLIVPLYLFSVQVDFCNLYGGMPSTALLENPQSALSSELYSADGVLLGKYFRDNRSPIDYEMLSPNIIQALIASEDCRFREHAGIDLRGLARAFFLSVLLRRNRGGGSTLTQQLAKNLFAIRKEVNYEGKCASIPSLRMLVHKTKEWILAVQLERTYTKEEILTMYLNTVTFGNNTYGIKVAVRTFFNKTAAELHVEEAALLVGLLRASTRYNPILHPDKAKYIRNVVLAQMVKHNFIKQAEYDLLCEMPIELHYQEENYEQGIAPYFRAVVRDFLLKWTVENGYDLYADGLRIYTTLDSRIQSHAETAVKEHMAQLQHKFDDHWKGANPWIYENGTEMEDYVETAIQKSDFYKQLVQKHRGDLGAVHAALHTAVPTTLFTWEGPIQVNLTPWEAFKHHRKMLQSGCMAMDPHTGHIKAWVGGINYKHFQYDHVKQGKRQAGSTFKPIVYTVALDNGYLPGDVVVDEPVTFSLPNGETWTGKNAWNYFSGKKLTLRYAMANSYNSITSYLVKALGPELIVNYAHNMGIKGALEAVPSIGLGCSDVSIYEMVSAYATFLNKGVWTEPFFITRIEDKYGNVLQTFIPQNREVMHEDTAALMTYMLQGSLDEGALRGVSPELRKDNEIAGKSGTTSNHSDGWFIGLSQNLCIGVWVGGEDRCIHFRDFANGSGSQTARPIWEKFMLKLYEDRALGYKKAPLVDRSSVSDKVKQIIQIADQEKRQADANSAVNSENYTHKQNKINKEMLDVNKIF is encoded by the coding sequence ATGGCATGTATGAAGGAACAAAAGATTATACGGCGTATTTGGTTGTTTTTTTGTATGGGCGTACTAATTGTACCGCTTTATCTTTTTTCGGTTCAGGTTGATTTTTGCAATCTGTATGGCGGCATGCCTTCTACTGCTTTATTAGAGAATCCACAAAGTGCTTTATCCTCTGAGCTTTATTCAGCGGATGGGGTCCTATTGGGTAAATACTTTCGAGATAACCGCAGTCCGATTGACTATGAAATGCTTTCTCCTAATATCATTCAGGCGCTGATTGCTTCGGAGGATTGTCGCTTTAGGGAGCATGCAGGCATAGATTTACGGGGGCTTGCACGGGCCTTTTTTCTTTCTGTTTTATTGAGGCGCAATAGAGGGGGAGGAAGTACCCTTACCCAACAGTTGGCTAAGAATCTTTTTGCTATCAGAAAGGAAGTGAACTATGAAGGAAAATGTGCCAGTATCCCATCCCTTAGAATGCTGGTTCACAAAACAAAAGAATGGATCCTAGCTGTTCAACTAGAGCGTACCTATACGAAGGAAGAAATTCTAACCATGTATCTTAATACCGTTACATTTGGGAACAATACGTATGGTATTAAAGTAGCAGTGCGTACTTTTTTTAATAAAACAGCAGCGGAATTACACGTAGAAGAAGCTGCCTTATTGGTGGGACTTTTGCGTGCCTCTACCCGCTATAATCCCATTTTACATCCTGATAAAGCGAAATACATTAGAAATGTAGTACTAGCACAAATGGTTAAGCATAATTTCATAAAGCAAGCGGAATACGATCTTTTATGTGAAATGCCTATTGAGCTACATTATCAAGAAGAAAATTATGAACAAGGTATAGCCCCCTATTTTAGGGCAGTTGTACGTGATTTTTTATTAAAATGGACAGTAGAAAATGGGTATGATCTTTATGCAGATGGGTTGCGCATTTACACCACGCTAGATAGCCGCATACAAAGCCATGCGGAGACCGCTGTAAAGGAACATATGGCGCAGCTACAACATAAATTTGATGACCATTGGAAAGGTGCGAATCCTTGGATTTATGAAAATGGAACAGAAATGGAAGATTATGTTGAAACAGCAATTCAAAAATCAGACTTTTACAAGCAGCTGGTTCAAAAGCATAGAGGGGATCTAGGAGCTGTGCATGCTGCTTTACATACCGCTGTACCTACCACATTATTTACTTGGGAAGGGCCTATTCAAGTTAACCTTACACCTTGGGAGGCTTTTAAGCACCATCGCAAAATGCTACAGTCGGGTTGTATGGCAATGGATCCCCATACGGGACATATCAAAGCTTGGGTGGGCGGTATTAATTATAAACATTTTCAATATGATCATGTTAAGCAAGGTAAGCGCCAAGCAGGTTCTACCTTTAAACCTATTGTTTATACGGTAGCGTTGGACAATGGCTATTTACCTGGAGATGTAGTAGTAGATGAACCGGTTACTTTTTCATTGCCCAATGGGGAAACTTGGACCGGTAAAAATGCCTGGAATTATTTTTCCGGTAAGAAGCTTACCTTGCGTTACGCTATGGCCAATTCTTATAATTCTATTACCTCCTATTTGGTTAAGGCACTTGGACCAGAACTAATTGTAAATTACGCTCATAATATGGGAATAAAAGGAGCTTTAGAAGCGGTTCCTTCTATTGGGTTGGGATGTAGTGATGTTTCCATTTATGAAATGGTAAGTGCTTATGCTACTTTTTTAAATAAAGGCGTTTGGACGGAGCCTTTTTTTATTACACGTATTGAAGATAAATATGGCAATGTGCTTCAAACTTTTATACCACAAAATCGGGAAGTAATGCATGAAGATACAGCGGCGCTTATGACTTATATGCTGCAAGGTTCACTAGATGAAGGTGCCTTGCGAGGGGTTTCACCAGAACTACGGAAGGATAATGAAATAGCAGGTAAATCTGGTACTACTTCGAATCATTCAGATGGTTGGTTTATAGGGTTAAGCCAAAATCTATGTATAGGTGTTTGGGTAGGAGGGGAGGATCGTTGTATTCATTTTAGGGATTTTGCCAATGGGTCTGGTAGCCAAACGGCACGTCCTATTTGGGAAAAATTTATGTTAAAGCTATATGAGGATAGGGCGTTGGGTTATAAAAAAGCGCCACTGGTAGATAGAAGTAGCGTATCTGATAAAGTAAAACAGATTATACAAATAGCTGATCAGGAGAAAAGGCAAGCGGATGCTAATTCAGCAGTGAATAGTGAAAATTATACACATAAACAAAATAAAATAAATAAAGAAATGTTGGATGTAAATAAAATATTTTAG
- a CDS encoding LysM peptidoglycan-binding domain-containing protein, whose product MRWLLIVMIWIPPYKGWAAPLSSSAVVPSVVQFAGMRLKLTRGARKRMQAKVNQLIQAKKFFNQVVERTHLFFPIIEKILAKEGIPDDFKFLALHESMLVGDVVSSTNDVGFWQIHPVTALDLKLPIGYPVDERMHLLQSTKAAARLLKGHYAYFNSWLGAMLAYNRGRAGVVKLGIKQYYTAKVVWLDHTTDHYIIAVLATKLAFEKVAGKQKHPLWQLHIYDQGHHGHKLQDLAAYFNIERKLLSEHNKWLKAAVVPYHTKCALVVPISHTHLLRHAAFTPPKQRIDLKKVVSPLALPQQATACTSINYDPRSSNIFPTIVPCHELRNPRFIKANGKLAIIAQKGDTVATLAQLANLTVNRFLTVNDINKTDQPVPGMVYYYSEKGNKGGAHYHVVEIGESVWHVAQRYGIKLKMLLEKNRMREPEFLKVGQIVWLRFIRPRTIPIAYK is encoded by the coding sequence ATGCGTTGGCTTTTAATAGTAATGATTTGGATTCCCCCCTATAAGGGGTGGGCGGCACCTTTATCCTCCTCTGCAGTTGTACCATCTGTGGTGCAATTTGCAGGCATGCGCTTAAAACTTACACGGGGGGCACGCAAGCGTATGCAGGCAAAAGTGAATCAGCTTATACAGGCTAAAAAATTTTTCAATCAAGTAGTAGAGAGGACGCATCTTTTTTTCCCAATTATAGAAAAAATTTTAGCAAAAGAAGGTATACCAGATGATTTTAAATTTCTGGCCTTGCATGAAAGTATGCTGGTAGGGGATGTGGTAAGTAGTACCAATGATGTGGGCTTTTGGCAAATTCATCCAGTTACTGCGTTAGATTTGAAATTGCCTATAGGGTATCCGGTAGATGAAAGAATGCATTTGCTTCAGTCTACCAAAGCTGCTGCACGTTTATTAAAGGGGCATTATGCCTATTTTAATAGCTGGTTGGGTGCCATGTTGGCTTATAATAGAGGCAGGGCAGGTGTAGTAAAACTAGGCATTAAACAATACTATACGGCTAAAGTAGTATGGTTGGATCACACAACAGATCATTATATTATTGCTGTGTTAGCTACTAAGCTTGCGTTTGAGAAAGTAGCGGGGAAGCAGAAGCACCCCTTATGGCAATTACATATCTATGATCAAGGCCACCATGGCCATAAGCTACAAGATCTTGCCGCTTATTTCAATATAGAACGTAAGCTATTATCTGAACACAACAAATGGCTTAAGGCAGCTGTTGTACCATACCATACCAAATGCGCTTTGGTTGTACCCATAAGCCATACGCATTTGCTGCGCCATGCTGCTTTTACACCTCCTAAGCAACGCATAGATTTAAAAAAAGTAGTTAGCCCTCTAGCTTTACCCCAGCAAGCTACAGCTTGTACAAGCATAAATTATGATCCACGTTCCTCCAATATCTTCCCAACTATTGTGCCTTGCCATGAGCTGCGTAACCCTCGGTTTATTAAAGCAAATGGCAAATTAGCAATTATAGCGCAGAAAGGGGATACGGTTGCCACTTTAGCCCAATTAGCTAATCTAACAGTAAATAGATTTTTGACTGTAAATGATATAAATAAAACAGATCAACCTGTTCCAGGCATGGTTTATTATTATAGCGAAAAAGGAAATAAAGGAGGTGCACACTACCATGTAGTGGAAATAGGAGAAAGTGTATGGCATGTTGCCCAGCGTTATGGTATAAAACTAAAGATGCTTTTAGAGAAGAACCGTATGCGAGAGCCAGAGTTTCTTAAAGTAGGGCAGATAGTGTGGTTGCGGTTTATAAGACCCCGTACTATTCCAATAGCCTATAAATAG
- a CDS encoding DNA-directed RNA polymerase subunit omega, translated as MNLNKKVYLVPRNVDELIASTDNIYETTVIITKRAKQITLRMKEELNRSLEEFTADAAEKDSLDLHRQYTIAQHYEKLPKPVLEATEEFLRGDLTFRYIEEGGAEV; from the coding sequence ATGAATTTAAATAAGAAAGTCTACCTAGTGCCTAGGAATGTGGATGAGCTGATTGCCTCTACAGATAACATTTATGAAACTACCGTTATCATTACAAAGCGTGCGAAGCAAATTACCTTACGTATGAAGGAGGAACTAAACAGAAGCTTAGAGGAGTTTACCGCTGATGCCGCTGAGAAAGATAGCCTAGATTTGCATAGGCAATACACTATTGCGCAGCATTATGAAAAATTACCTAAGCCTGTACTAGAGGCGACAGAAGAATTTTTAAGAGGGGATCTGACTTTTCGTTATATAGAAGAAGGAGGGGCAGAGGTATAA
- a CDS encoding outer membrane protein assembly factor BamD — MLNLLLIICFISYNLVEASPSGASIRPLSEQKEQVIQLFKQKKYAKACKQLEVVMPLLTRKLDRLEMQFLQAYCKFYIKQYEESSNLFHNFVEQNPAALKREEAVFMRGYSLSFKEMDVHLDQTVTHTAIDYLEAYIADYPSGCYLDKAMQALQTLQERLMKKSLHVAHIYFRLGLYRAAMVVLENFKRTYPASFLAEAVDRLWLESKQKLAKTA, encoded by the coding sequence TTGTTAAATTTATTGTTGATTATCTGTTTTATATCTTATAACTTGGTAGAAGCTTCTCCGTCAGGCGCATCTATAAGGCCTTTATCGGAACAGAAGGAGCAGGTTATTCAGTTATTTAAGCAAAAGAAGTATGCAAAGGCATGCAAGCAACTGGAGGTAGTTATGCCGTTATTAACCCGTAAGCTTGATCGTTTAGAAATGCAATTTTTGCAGGCTTATTGTAAATTTTATATAAAGCAGTATGAGGAAAGTTCAAATCTGTTTCATAACTTTGTAGAGCAGAACCCGGCTGCTCTGAAGAGAGAAGAGGCTGTTTTTATGCGGGGATATAGCTTATCTTTTAAGGAGATGGATGTGCATCTGGATCAAACCGTTACCCATACGGCTATTGATTATTTAGAAGCGTACATAGCTGATTATCCATCAGGTTGTTATCTGGATAAAGCTATGCAGGCTTTGCAAACTTTACAAGAGCGACTGATGAAAAAAAGTTTGCATGTAGCCCATATTTATTTTCGTTTGGGTCTTTACCGTGCGGCTATGGTGGTATTAGAAAACTTTAAGCGGACTTATCCGGCTAGTTTTCTTGCGGAAGCTGTAGATCGTTTATGGTTAGAGAGTAAACAAAAATTGGCCAAGACGGCCTAG
- a CDS encoding OstA-like protein: MYYFACFLLLVIAIPLVAQEDKVAYKADRLENARLHNKSCKKLEGNVTFTFQPSGMVLTADKAYKYDAEELIEAHGNVKIVDKEGSQLQADVLTYYPEKKWTILDGNVICASSSGTFYTTKLTYDVERKEGKFLDGGKLVQDQMVLTSRTGLYDGGGHKITFSKEVVLVDATYALHCDQLTYHTEKKEAYFQGATKIIYEDNTLLTEQEGSYLPSTHHLVMHNGSWHHQDTVLKADRLEMVDKTNCVAEGNVSLDAKAQAAVIVGERATYSEKEKEKRTEITGQPLLTKVVNNETMYLRADRFLSVEKNSTENGSEQEVHALGQVKLYQENLQGVADGAVYNSKSNTIYLQNKPIVWCAGYQITGEDMYLVIEEEQEKIQLFVNKDLFMVSADPVDNYNQIKGQKMVAYFKAGAIERMSIDGNGESLYFVLGEKNELIGMNHIKCHNMEISMKDNTLEEMKCTPQPIGAFYPVALLTKEQMKLTNFAWYADQWPTKETIVKPTVKAPDSQEIAVKK, encoded by the coding sequence ATGTACTATTTTGCATGCTTCCTACTGCTGGTTATAGCTATTCCTCTTGTTGCTCAAGAAGATAAGGTTGCTTACAAAGCGGATCGTTTGGAGAATGCTAGGCTGCATAACAAAAGTTGTAAGAAATTGGAGGGCAATGTTACGTTTACCTTTCAACCTAGTGGGATGGTGCTAACGGCAGATAAAGCGTATAAGTATGATGCGGAGGAGCTTATAGAAGCGCATGGAAATGTAAAGATAGTGGATAAGGAGGGTAGCCAGTTGCAAGCGGATGTATTAACGTATTATCCAGAAAAGAAATGGACCATACTAGACGGTAATGTAATTTGCGCTTCGAGCAGTGGTACGTTCTATACAACCAAGCTGACCTATGATGTTGAAAGAAAAGAAGGTAAATTTTTGGATGGTGGAAAATTAGTACAAGATCAAATGGTTTTAACCAGTCGTACAGGGTTATACGATGGGGGAGGGCATAAGATTACCTTTTCTAAGGAGGTAGTTCTGGTAGATGCTACGTATGCTTTACATTGTGATCAGCTGACGTATCATACAGAAAAAAAAGAAGCTTATTTTCAGGGCGCTACTAAAATTATTTATGAAGATAATACTTTGTTAACAGAGCAAGAGGGTAGTTATTTGCCTTCTACCCATCATTTGGTTATGCATAACGGCAGTTGGCACCATCAAGATACCGTTTTAAAGGCAGATCGTTTGGAAATGGTAGATAAAACAAATTGTGTAGCAGAGGGGAATGTATCATTAGATGCCAAAGCGCAGGCTGCTGTAATAGTTGGGGAGCGGGCTACCTACTCTGAGAAGGAGAAAGAAAAAAGAACAGAGATAACCGGTCAGCCATTGTTAACCAAGGTAGTTAATAATGAAACGATGTACTTGCGTGCAGATAGGTTTCTTTCAGTAGAAAAAAATAGTACGGAGAATGGTTCTGAACAAGAAGTCCATGCACTGGGCCAGGTTAAGCTGTATCAGGAAAATTTGCAAGGGGTAGCAGATGGTGCAGTCTATAATTCTAAAAGTAATACGATTTATTTACAGAATAAACCTATTGTTTGGTGTGCGGGCTATCAGATTACAGGAGAGGATATGTATCTGGTCATAGAGGAGGAACAAGAAAAGATTCAACTGTTTGTAAATAAAGATTTATTTATGGTTTCTGCTGATCCAGTTGATAATTATAACCAAATCAAGGGACAAAAAATGGTTGCCTATTTTAAAGCAGGAGCCATTGAAAGAATGTCCATAGATGGGAATGGAGAAAGTCTTTACTTTGTGCTGGGGGAGAAAAATGAACTAATAGGTATGAATCATATTAAGTGCCATAATATGGAGATTAGCATGAAAGATAATACATTAGAAGAGATGAAGTGTACCCCTCAGCCTATAGGTGCCTTTTATCCTGTAGCACTGCTAACAAAAGAACAAATGAAATTAACTAACTTTGCTTGGTATGCTGATCAATGGCCCACCAAAGAAACAATTGTAAAGCCAACTGTTAAAGCGCCAGATAGCCAAGAAATAGCCGTAAAAAAATAA
- the lysS gene encoding lysine--tRNA ligase — MLELSEQEIIRIQKKEALEAMGVATYPAFVTPITAKAATILNDYKEENKEKYSHVVVAGRIMGRRIMGAASFIELQDNSGRIQLYVQRDSICPDTDKSNYNILFKKLLDIGDIIEATGFVFTTQVGSIAVHVNAFRLLTKALSPLPIVKEVTTQTGTQSYDAFTDPEQRYRQRYVDLIVNPTVRKTFEKRTQLIHIIRDAFNSQGYLEVETPILQPIYGGASARPFVTHHHTLDMPLYLRISNELYLKRLIIGGYEGVYEFAKDFRNEGMSRFHNPEFTQVELYVAYRDYLWMMGYVEQLIEQIALTLQSSTTFPYGEHVMHFQRPWKRFTLFEAIQHFTDYDISCMDEPALRETATQLQVTIEDSMGKGKIIDAIFGEKCEPHLIQPTFITDYPVEMSPLAKRHRNNPALTERFEMICMGKEICNAFSELNDPIDQQKRMEEQGALAARGDAEAMVIDHDFLRALRYGMPPTVGIGIGIDRLTMLMTNASSIQDVLFFPQMRPENK; from the coding sequence ATGCTTGAACTAAGTGAACAAGAAATTATTCGAATTCAGAAAAAAGAAGCATTAGAAGCCATGGGAGTGGCAACTTATCCAGCTTTCGTTACGCCCATTACAGCAAAAGCTGCTACCATTCTTAACGATTATAAAGAAGAAAATAAGGAAAAGTATAGCCATGTGGTAGTAGCTGGCCGTATTATGGGGCGTAGGATCATGGGAGCCGCTTCTTTTATAGAATTACAGGATAATAGCGGTCGCATCCAGCTCTATGTGCAAAGAGATAGCATTTGCCCAGATACAGACAAAAGTAACTACAATATTCTATTTAAAAAATTATTAGATATAGGGGATATCATAGAAGCTACCGGTTTTGTTTTTACGACCCAAGTAGGTTCCATAGCCGTGCATGTTAATGCTTTTCGATTGTTAACCAAAGCGCTTTCCCCATTACCGATTGTTAAAGAAGTTACTACGCAAACAGGTACGCAAAGCTATGATGCTTTTACAGATCCAGAACAACGCTACCGACAAAGGTATGTGGATTTAATTGTCAATCCAACCGTACGCAAAACATTTGAAAAACGCACCCAACTGATACATATTATAAGAGATGCCTTTAACAGCCAAGGTTACCTAGAAGTAGAAACACCTATCTTACAGCCTATTTATGGAGGTGCATCCGCACGCCCTTTTGTTACGCATCACCATACCTTGGATATGCCTTTGTACTTACGGATCTCCAATGAACTTTATCTAAAAAGACTGATTATTGGTGGATACGAAGGTGTTTATGAATTTGCCAAAGATTTTAGAAATGAAGGAATGTCTCGTTTCCACAATCCAGAATTTACCCAAGTAGAACTCTACGTTGCCTACAGAGATTATCTTTGGATGATGGGTTATGTAGAACAATTAATAGAGCAGATAGCGCTTACCCTACAAAGCAGCACCACTTTCCCCTATGGGGAACATGTGATGCATTTCCAAAGGCCTTGGAAGCGTTTTACCCTATTTGAAGCCATTCAGCACTTCACGGATTATGATATAAGTTGTATGGATGAGCCAGCATTACGAGAAACCGCTACCCAGCTTCAGGTAACTATAGAAGATAGCATGGGTAAGGGTAAAATCATAGATGCTATTTTTGGGGAAAAATGCGAGCCGCACCTTATACAGCCTACTTTTATAACCGATTATCCAGTAGAGATGTCTCCTTTAGCCAAACGGCACCGCAATAACCCAGCCTTAACAGAACGATTTGAAATGATCTGTATGGGTAAAGAAATTTGCAATGCCTTTTCGGAGTTGAATGACCCGATTGATCAGCAAAAAAGAATGGAAGAACAGGGTGCATTAGCTGCACGAGGGGATGCAGAAGCTATGGTTATCGACCATGATTTTTTAAGAGCCTTGCGCTACGGCATGCCGCCAACAGTGGGCATTGGGATAGGGATAGATCGCCTAACGATGCTGATGACTAACGCTAGCTCTATTCAGGATGTGCTTTTTTTCCCACAAATGAGACCAGAAAATAAATAG